From Salmo salar chromosome ssa09, Ssal_v3.1, whole genome shotgun sequence:
GACAAGAGTCGTGAAGAAAGCTTTTGTCTATCATGCAAGTGAAATTCACTTTGGTAAATGAATGAGGTCAGAGTCTAGACCGGAACAAAACAAGTTCCTCTATTTTGTATTATTTCCCTTCTCTCAGCTTTGTCATGTTTCTGTGTTCTTCTCCCAGGCATGGTGCCTACGCCCCAGGTGTGCGTATCAACCCTGGTCACGGTGAGCACCATGGCAGTGGTCGACCTCTACCTGCTGGAGCAGAGCATGCTGGGAGCCCGTGGCAAGGCCGGGCCCGGCGTGTGGCCGTGCACCGCTGTGTTGCTAGGTGACCTGGGCTTCCTGCTGGCTCTGCGTTTCGTGTCGGCGGGAGTGGTGTCTGAAGCGCGCTCGCCTCGCCGAGGCTTTGCCAACGCACTCTGGTTCCTCTTCCTGTCCCTGCTCCAGCTCAAACTCTTCTTCGTCTGCCAGAACTACCGGACGGAACGCCGACCGCCCGACCCCCTGGCCAGGAAGACGCTCACCTTGCTGCTGTCGGTCTGCCTGCCCTCCCTGTTCCTCATCCTGACTGGGGCTGACAACATGACGCCCCTGCGGAGGAAGCAGGAAGTGCGGGGGAGGCTGCTCTGGGTGGTGGTGGACCTGCTGGATGTTCTGGACCTGCAGGCCGGGCTGTGGGAAGCCCACACAGGGGCCACTGACCTGGGGGTGCCCCTGTGGGCCGAAGGCCTCGTGTTCTTCTATTGCTacgccctgctgctgctgctgccctgcGTGGCCCTCACAGAGCTGGGGGCCGCTGCCCTGCCGGGACAGAGGGGGCCCCGTAAGGAGGCCCTGTACCCCTGGCTTAGCCTGGTCACCATCAACGTGTTCACAATGGCCCTCAGGGGCACAGGCATGCTGTGGTACAGGGACCCCCGGGTCTCTACAGTGTTCCTGGGGAAGAACCTACTGGCCCTGGCTGTGAAGCTGAGCTCTGCCTGGGAGAGGCACAAGCAAGGTGGGAGCAGGGGGACAGGGATGGGGGCCGGGGCGGGAGTAGAGTCAAGTATGGACTCCACCCTGGCAACCCAGAGCTCAGAGCAGACAGAAGTCCAAGCCCAAGGCAAAACCACCCCCAGGCCGCCCTCTCGCAACCACACAATGTCCCGCTCCCACAGCCACTCCGTGTCACACGTCAGTCTGGATCCCACAGAGACCTCTCTGGGCCCTTCCTTCATCTCCCATGAACTCTAGAAACTGTCCAGACTGAGACAGCTTAACAGCTGAAGCCAAGCTATCGGAACTCCCCAGTCAGGGAAGCATTTAGCACTGAAGAGTGAAGACCGTTGGCCTCACACAGACGAACAAACTAAAAACAACACGTACACCCCATGCTCTGTGAACCAGCCAAGGCAAACACATCAGTAACTCATTCAATTAGCTCACTTTGGTTAAAGGGATGATTTATCCACCCCTGGGTCCTGACAGCCTGTAGTATTTGGTTatctgagggagagagaaggctcAGGGCTGGGGCGGAGTGAGAGATGTACAGCGAAGAAGTGCCTCGCTTTTCAAGGAGCTACAATCCTCAGTACTGGTTCCACTCAGACATTACCATggtgtgagtcagtgtgtgtaCTGTGAAAGCTCTTCCACAGCTCTCATCAGCTACACCTCCAGGACAGCTTCTAAACTGTAATAAAGTGTTTCATACTCACAGGCTCGGACACTTCATTGGCCATGTGCGGGAGGGTATTGGCAGGCTGTCACCACAACATTGGAGAAGACAGGATCAGAGGCTGACCATTCACAGTTAGAGGGCCTCAGGGATATACTAGATGTCACTAACTTTCAAAACATCCACTGCATCAAAGCAAATGTGTTTACCCTTTACATATTCAGTGAAAACTTCAGCATTTCTTTGTTGAAGATACGGGCCGATGTTATAGATCGGGAGCTGCTGGGGTGAAGCCCGCCACACATCTGAGGCAGGCGGTGCAATGTgtgaagagagagtgacagacagcggAACAGCTATCATTTATCACAATTAGACT
This genomic window contains:
- the LOC106611751 gene encoding transmembrane protein 121, which produces MVPTPQVCVSTLVTVSTMAVVDLYLLEQSMLGARGKAGPGVWPCTAVLLGDLGFLLALRFVSAGVVSEARSPRRGFANALWFLFLSLLQLKLFFVCQNYRTERRPPDPLARKTLTLLLSVCLPSLFLILTGADNMTPLRRKQEVRGRLLWVVVDLLDVLDLQAGLWEAHTGATDLGVPLWAEGLVFFYCYALLLLLPCVALTELGAAALPGQRGPRKEALYPWLSLVTINVFTMALRGTGMLWYRDPRVSTVFLGKNLLALAVKLSSAWERHKQGGSRGTGMGAGAGVESSMDSTLATQSSEQTEVQAQGKTTPRPPSRNHTMSRSHSHSVSHVSLDPTETSLGPSFISHEL